In Microbacterium sp. ABRD28, the genomic stretch AAGAAGGCGGTCTCGAACCAGCCGCGCTCGTCGACGGCGAAGGCGATGTAGGCCAGGCCCACGCGACGGAGCCGCTCGATGGATGCCGCAGCGCGGCCGAGTCCGGACGGGGTGGCCGCGACGCGCTCGGCGATCGCCTCGGCCAGCAGTCGCTGCGCCTGCCCGGCGACCGCGCGGACCAGGTGGTCGCGGTCGGAGAAGTGCCGGTACGCGGCGTTCGGCGAGACGCCGACGGCGCGGGTGATCTCCCGGAGCGAGACGGCGCTCGGTCCTCCCTCCCGCGCTCGCGCGAGCCCCTCGTGGACCAGCGCATGTCGGAGGTCGCCGTGATGATACGTGCGAGCGGAATCGGCCATTGCCTCCTCCGCTCCGGGTGTGTAGATTGGCGCCACCGCCGATGTTCACGGTGTGAACATGAGTCTACCGCAGCAGGCGGGCCGGCCGGCATCACCACGACGGGAACGAGAACGATGAGCACGCAGACCACGGATGCGGCGGCGTACACCCCCGGCCCGCGGACGGTTCGGGCCTTCTACCAGGTGCTCGTGAACACCGCCGTCGCGAACGTGACGTCGAGCTACCTGTGGTGGGCGCTGACCTTCTGGGCCTACCTCGAGACGGGGTCGGTGCTCGCGACCTCCATCATCGGCGGGTCGTACATGCTCCTCGTCGCTCTTCTCGGCGTGGTCTTCGGGGTCCTCGTCGATCATATGAAGAAGAAGGCCGTCATGCTGCTCTCGAGCACCGTGACACTCGTGACCTACCTTCTGGCCGGGGCGCTGTACCTGTCGTTCCCCGAGAGCGTGCTGGTCGACTGGGGCGGACCCTGGTTCTGGTTGTTCGCCGGGGTCATCCTGATCGGCGGCGTGGTCGAGAACCTTCGCAACATCGCACTCTCGACCACCGTCACGCTGCTGATCCCCTCCGACCGGCGCGACCGCGCCAACGGACTGGTCGGAGCCGTCCACGGCATCGCCTTCATGGTCACGAGCGTCTTCTCCGGTCTGTCCGTCGGTCTCCTCGGTATGGGATGGACCGTGGTCATCGCGATCGCCGCGACCGCCGTGGCGCTGACCCACCTGCTCTTCGTGCCGATCCCCGAACGCGGCGTGGTGCACGTCGAAGGCGTCGTACCGCAGACGGGGTTCCGCGGCGTCATCCCCGCGGTCATCGTCGTTCCGGGACTCCTCGCCCTCATCCTTTTCACCACCTTCAACAACCTCGTCGGCGGCGTGTTCATGGCACTCATGGACCCGTACGGCCTGGAACTCTTCTCGGTCGAGGTGTGGGGCATCATCCTCGGCATCACGAGCTTCGGCTTCATCATCGGCGGGGGCCTCGTGGCCAAGTTCGGTCTGGGCAGGAACCCGGTGCGAACTCTCCTCCTCGTCAACGTCGCCATCGCGATCCTCGGGATGACCTTCGCGATCCGCGAGTGGTGGTGGCTGTACGCGCTGGGACTGCTGATCTTCATGTGCCTCATGCCGATCGCCGAGGCGTCGGAGCAGACGATCATCCAGCGGGTCGTGCCCTTCGAGTCGCAAGGGCGCGTCTTCGGCTTCGCCGCCAGTGTCGAGTCGGCCGCAGCTCCCGTGTCTGCGTTCATCGTCGGGCCACTCGCGCAGTTCTGGCTGATCCCCTACATGAACTCCGAGGCGGGTCAGTCCTCCCTCGGCTGGCTGCTCGGACCGGGCGAGGCTCGCGGCATCGCCCTGGTCTTCGTCGCAGCGAGCGCGATCCTGCTGATCGTCGTGCTGCTGGCCTTCGCCTCGGCACCGTACCGACGGTTGTCGCGGGCGTACGCCACAGCGCCGCCCCCCGCCTCTGCCGAGCCGGGCGGAGCGGAGACGGAATCATCCGCAACGGTCGGTGAGGCCGGCCAAGACCTTCGGTCGGCGGTGCGCTGACCCGCGGAATCCGTTCGTCGACGAAAGGAAACCCATGAGCACCACGACATCCGCCCTCCCCCCGGTCGTCACCGAGGACGAGTGGCGCGACGAGCTCGCGGCGCTGCGCGCTCGCGAGAAGGCCGCCACCCGTGAGCTCGACGCGATTGCCGCG encodes the following:
- a CDS encoding TetR/AcrR family transcriptional regulator; protein product: MADSARTYHHGDLRHALVHEGLARAREGGPSAVSLREITRAVGVSPNAAYRHFSDRDHLVRAVAGQAQRLLAEAIAERVAATPSGLGRAAASIERLRRVGLAYIAFAVDERGWFETAFFTQDTRASEGIVTLDDEIVAPFRLLMDVLDEMVDAGALAPERRPLAEWPCWSAVHGFADIAVHGPVRWQPRELVDALAASVVDSAIVGVRGTTAPPGEA
- a CDS encoding MFS transporter, producing the protein MSTQTTDAAAYTPGPRTVRAFYQVLVNTAVANVTSSYLWWALTFWAYLETGSVLATSIIGGSYMLLVALLGVVFGVLVDHMKKKAVMLLSSTVTLVTYLLAGALYLSFPESVLVDWGGPWFWLFAGVILIGGVVENLRNIALSTTVTLLIPSDRRDRANGLVGAVHGIAFMVTSVFSGLSVGLLGMGWTVVIAIAATAVALTHLLFVPIPERGVVHVEGVVPQTGFRGVIPAVIVVPGLLALILFTTFNNLVGGVFMALMDPYGLELFSVEVWGIILGITSFGFIIGGGLVAKFGLGRNPVRTLLLVNVAIAILGMTFAIREWWWLYALGLLIFMCLMPIAEASEQTIIQRVVPFESQGRVFGFAASVESAAAPVSAFIVGPLAQFWLIPYMNSEAGQSSLGWLLGPGEARGIALVFVAASAILLIVVLLAFASAPYRRLSRAYATAPPPASAEPGGAETESSATVGEAGQDLRSAVR